Sequence from the Qipengyuania pelagi genome:
TCGCCACGATCAGCCCTTCGTCGCGCGTCATGCCTGGCGCGCAGCACGGTGCGAGGCGGATGGTGCGGCGCGAACTGCCCGCAAGGTCCACGACCAGACTGCGGGCGAGCGTAAGCGGACGCTGGAAACTCGGGCCGAACGTATCGAGCGCCAGCAAGGCGGCCGAGGCATCCCGCAAACCGCAACCCACCATGCGGCGGATCAGGATCAGCGCGATGCGCCTGCCGCGATCGGAAGGGAGCGGGAGGACCAGAGCGGTGTCGGGACGACCGGGTGCGGGGGCGGGTGCGGCGTTGGGCATCGAATCCTCCATCATGGTTCGCTATTATAATATGCAAATGCAAATCATTCGCAACAGCTGAATGGAAGGAGATAGCCTCTCTCCCCAAGCAGATGGATCAGAGCCCATGCCTGCGACCGGTACCGCCGGGTCCCGGTATCAGATTTCGCAGGCTATCCCGTCATCGTCGCGGTCCAACCCGGCGCGATAGCCGGGATCGCCGCGTCGCAACGGCGCTTTCCCGGCGGCTCGCACGGCAGCGCAATTGGCGTAGTATACGCGCCCGTCGATCGATTGCGCGGCTGAAACCGGCTGCGCGGCGCGTCCGCTGCGGTGGCAGTGATAGTCGCCCGTCTTGCGGTTGTTGTGGCACCCTTCGCCGTTCAGCCCGCCGGGATGGGCGGCGGCCGACCCGGTAAAGGACACGTTCGTTGCTACTCCGACAAGGGCCAGCAGAGTGAGGAATGTCTTCCGCATCCGGTGAGCTTAAGGCGCATTTCTTGCCAATTCCCTGCCCGCCCTTGCTCCGCGCGCGTCTATGCCTATTCTGAAGGACGATGAAATTCCTGTTTCCCCATGCCGCGATCACGCACGACATCACGGTTCGCGTGTCGGTCAATTACATGCCCGAACAATCGCGGCCCGAGATCGGCAAGTGGTTCTGGGTCTATCACATCCGCATCGAGAACGGATCGGAGGAGACCGTCACGCTTGAACGGCGGCACTGGCGGATCACCGATGCCGAGGGACGGATCAGCATCGTCGATGGCGAAGGGGTGGTCGGCGAACAGCCCACGCTCTCGCCCGGCCAGTCGCATGATTACGTTTCGGGATGCCCGCTCGAAACGCCGCATGGGTCGATGGAGGGGTTCTACAGCTTCCGCCGCGCGGACGGATCGCCGATGGAGGTCCGCATCCCGTTCTTCCCGCTCGCCGCGCCCGCAACGACCCACTGAAACGAAGCACCGAGAAGCCGCAATCAGGCGTCGGATTCGTCGATCTCGCTATCGGTCGGCGCGATCTTCAGCTTCGCTTCCACGCCCAGCCAGCCTGCGAGAATTTCCAGCTCCCGCGTGACCGGATAATGCGCCAGTTCCGCCCACGAGGGGTCGAGGCGCAGCACCAGCTTGCGCTTCTTGCAATGGAGGCGCGAAGCCGACAGCGCCGGGCGTGAGCCCCCGCCGAGCTTGCGAGCGAGCCGGAAGCCCAATCCCCAGGTGACCGAATCGCGCAAGGCGTCGCGATCGGCCAGCGCCAGCAGGCGTTCGGGATAGTCGGTCCGCCCGAGACTGGCATAGAGGGCCGCGCAGATCTGGGCTCGTTCGGCGGGCAGGCAATCGATCCATCTCTTGTCGAGCGCCCACGCGCTGGCGTGCGAGAGCCGCAGATTGGGCTCCACCCGCTGGAGCGCGTCGGACAATTGCGCGGCGACCAGGCGCAGGCGCTCGTCCTGCGCGTTCGCATGGCCGGTTATGCCGCCATTGCCTGCCAGCTCGACACTCCACCCCGCGACCAGGGCCGCATCGGTAATCGCCGCGCCGAGCATGGTGGCGAATTCGCTCACCCCGGCAATCAGGGGATCCTTGGCGCGCTGGACCGGATCGAGCCGGTCGAACAGCAGGCCTTCGCGAATGCCCCAGCTGGAAAAGACCAGCTCGTCCGGCTCCAGCGCCTTGAGCAGCGGGCGCAGCAGGGCGACGGCATCGGGGAGGTATTCGGCGCGCATCTGGCTGATGCCGGGGCACTCGGCCAGCTTTGCGGGATCGGCGGCAATCAGGCGCTGCGCCAGCATATCGGCCTCTTCGACGTCGAGCCGGAAGCCGTGCGGATCGCTCAAGGGGTAATCGCGCCGCATCATCGCATAGGCGGCAAAGGCGCGCCATGTCCCGCCGACCATGTAGAGCGGGCCCGGATGCGCCGCCGCCCAGCCGACCTTGTCGAGTTGCGCGCGCACGCGTGTGTTGAACCGTTTCTTGTCGCTGCGATCGAGCGCGGGAAGCCGCAGCGTGCCGAGCGGCAGGCTCGACGCCTGATGGCATTCTCCGTCCACGATCGACACCAGTTCGAGACTGCCCCCGCCAAGGTCCGCGACCACGCCGCGCGCACCGGGAAACGCGCCGATCGCGCCGGTCGCCGAAATGCGCGCCTCTTCCTCGCCTGTCAGAAGGCGCGGTTCGAGGCCGAGTTCGGCGACGGCGGCGAGAAATTCGGCACCGTTCGCAGCCTCGCGCGCGGCCGCTGTGGCCACGGTCTGCACGTCGGTGACGCCCAGATCGTCGAGGATGCGCGCATAGCGGGCCAGCGCGCCGAGCGCTTCATCGCTCGCTTCCTTCGGGATCAATCCGGTCTCGGACAGGTCGCGGCCGAGGCGGGCGGCCACTTTCTCGTTCCAGACCGTGCGGGGCGCGCGGGGGGAGCCTTCGTAGATCACCATGCGCACCGTGTTGGAGCCGATATCGATGACCGCGCGCGGCAGATAGACGATGCGCTTCTCGCGCCGGGTCGCGGGCGTTTGCGTCACGAGCGAGCCTCCCCGTCCGCAGGCAAGTCCGTCGGGTTGCCCATACACCCGCTCAGCCGCAGGCGCGGGACCGCATCGGCCTCAAGGGCCTGGCCGCGCCCGGAAAGGGAGGGATTGCTCATGAAATACCGATGGCAGTTGAAGCTTTCTGCATCCTCGTCGTCCCCGCTCACAGGTTGCATCCGCTCGTACTGACCGTCGGGATGCAGTTCCCAGCTCTGGTCGATATCGAGGATATTGGCCAGCATGACCTGGCCAAGGACCTGATCGTGCACGGTCTTGTTGATGATCGGAACCATGACCTCGACCCGCCGGTCGAGATTGCGGCTCATCGCATCGGCGCTGGTGATATAGACCTTGGCCTGGCGGCTTGGCAGGGCCTTGCCATTCGCAAAGGCCCAGATGCGGCCATGTTCGAGAAAGCGACCGATGATCGATTTGACATGGATATTCTCCGAGAGGCCGGGAACGCCCGCCTTCAAGGAGCAGATGCCGCGCACCACCATGCGGATTTCGACGCCCGCCGCGCTCGCTTCGTAAAGCTTGTCGATCATGCCGCGATTGGTGATCGCGTTGAGTTTAACCCAGATGCCTGATGGTCTGCCAGCACGCGCGGCTTCGATTTCAGCATCGATCAGGTCGTACAGTTTTTCGCGAATGCCGCCGGGCGAGATCGCAAGCGCCTCGAGCCGTTCGGGTTCGATATAGCCAGTGACGAAATTGAACAGCCGCGCCGCATCGCGCCCGAGGGCAGGATCGGCGGTGAAGTAGCTGAGATCGGTGTAAATCTTGGCATTGACGGGGTGATAATTGCCCGTGCCGAAATGACAGTAGGTCCGGTAGCCGTCTTCCTCGCGGCGGACGACGAGGCTGACCTTGGCGTGGGTCTTCAATTCGGTGAAGCCATAGATCACCTGCACGCCCGCGCGTTCCAGTTCGCTTGCCCAGCGGATATTGCGCTCTTCGTCGAAGCGGGCCTTCAATTCGACGACCGCGGTCACCGCCTTGCCGTTCTGCGCGGCCTCGACCAGCGCGGCGATCACCGGCGACTGGTCGCCTGCGCGATAGAGCGTCTGCTTTATCGAAACGACATTGGGATCGTTCGCCGCCTGGGCCAGGAAATCGACCACCACGTCGAAGCTTTCGAAGGGGTGATGGATCACCAGATCTTTTTCGCGAATGGCGGAGAAGCAATCGCCGTCATGTTCTAGGATGCGTTCGGGATAGCGGGGGCTGAAGGGCGGGAATTTGAGATCGGGGCGCGGTTCGTCGCAGATCGCGTCGAGGTTCCTCAAGCCCAGCATCCCGTCGGTCTTCACGATCATCGCGGCATCGACATCGAACTGTTCGCGCAGCAGCGCCTCGGCCTTTTCGTCGCACTCCTCGTCCAGTTCGAGCAGGACCGCACGGCCCCGGCGGCGGCGCTGGATCGCGGTGCGGAAATAGCGGACGAGATCTTCTGCCTCTTCCTCCACCTCGATATCGCTGTCCCTGAGAACGCGGAAAACCCCGTCGCCCAAAATCTTGAAGCCGGGGAAGAGCAGGCCGGCAAA
This genomic interval carries:
- a CDS encoding DUF6628 family protein codes for the protein MPNAAPAPAPGRPDTALVLPLPSDRGRRIALILIRRMVGCGLRDASAALLALDTFGPSFQRPLTLARSLVVDLAGSSRRTIRLAPCCAPGMTRDEGLIVAMIDGEGLAAHAALTDDAPCNRAWSTAAALGAALDDCCPA
- a CDS encoding RNA degradosome polyphosphate kinase, translated to MDDTPMNAPDPVDSSDTASATPVTLEEAAERYTNRELSWLSFNRRVLAESENEAYPLLERLRFLSISASNLDEFTMVRIAGLEGQMTRGIDTHAIDGRTPRQQLTAIRDQVLTLEERQQRSLQTLRALLAAEGILIAETDQLDDEQMAWAEGYFTTDILPLITPQAIDPSHPFPFVQTMGLGLIFRLKRGKRKADLMEMVLIPSGAPRFVRVPGDKAVYIAIEKLVTRFAGLLFPGFKILGDGVFRVLRDSDIEVEEEAEDLVRYFRTAIQRRRRGRAVLLELDEECDEKAEALLREQFDVDAAMIVKTDGMLGLRNLDAICDEPRPDLKFPPFSPRYPERILEHDGDCFSAIREKDLVIHHPFESFDVVVDFLAQAANDPNVVSIKQTLYRAGDQSPVIAALVEAAQNGKAVTAVVELKARFDEERNIRWASELERAGVQVIYGFTELKTHAKVSLVVRREEDGYRTYCHFGTGNYHPVNAKIYTDLSYFTADPALGRDAARLFNFVTGYIEPERLEALAISPGGIREKLYDLIDAEIEAARAGRPSGIWVKLNAITNRGMIDKLYEASAAGVEIRMVVRGICSLKAGVPGLSENIHVKSIIGRFLEHGRIWAFANGKALPSRQAKVYITSADAMSRNLDRRVEVMVPIINKTVHDQVLGQVMLANILDIDQSWELHPDGQYERMQPVSGDDEDAESFNCHRYFMSNPSLSGRGQALEADAVPRLRLSGCMGNPTDLPADGEARS
- a CDS encoding excalibur calcium-binding domain-containing protein, yielding MRKTFLTLLALVGVATNVSFTGSAAAHPGGLNGEGCHNNRKTGDYHCHRSGRAAQPVSAAQSIDGRVYYANCAAVRAAGKAPLRRGDPGYRAGLDRDDDGIACEI
- a CDS encoding Ppx/GppA family phosphatase, which encodes MTQTPATRREKRIVYLPRAVIDIGSNTVRMVIYEGSPRAPRTVWNEKVAARLGRDLSETGLIPKEASDEALGALARYARILDDLGVTDVQTVATAAAREAANGAEFLAAVAELGLEPRLLTGEEEARISATGAIGAFPGARGVVADLGGGSLELVSIVDGECHQASSLPLGTLRLPALDRSDKKRFNTRVRAQLDKVGWAAAHPGPLYMVGGTWRAFAAYAMMRRDYPLSDPHGFRLDVEEADMLAQRLIAADPAKLAECPGISQMRAEYLPDAVALLRPLLKALEPDELVFSSWGIREGLLFDRLDPVQRAKDPLIAGVSEFATMLGAAITDAALVAGWSVELAGNGGITGHANAQDERLRLVAAQLSDALQRVEPNLRLSHASAWALDKRWIDCLPAERAQICAALYASLGRTDYPERLLALADRDALRDSVTWGLGFRLARKLGGGSRPALSASRLHCKKRKLVLRLDPSWAELAHYPVTRELEILAGWLGVEAKLKIAPTDSEIDESDA
- the apaG gene encoding Co2+/Mg2+ efflux protein ApaG, which translates into the protein MKFLFPHAAITHDITVRVSVNYMPEQSRPEIGKWFWVYHIRIENGSEETVTLERRHWRITDAEGRISIVDGEGVVGEQPTLSPGQSHDYVSGCPLETPHGSMEGFYSFRRADGSPMEVRIPFFPLAAPATTH